One Phycisphaerae bacterium RAS2 DNA window includes the following coding sequences:
- a CDS encoding ABC-2 family transporter protein, which translates to MEDNTFFMVMFSIGAFMGLVTLGYVLRRAFSRQGGEIGGWELGGAGRRIAAVARTTLAEGIRAKTASGFALLILVSLPFFYLTAEGDGTIKGRVQMFMSYSLGFTSFILALLTVFFACRSLSVEIASRQIYSIVSKPIARWQIVMGKWTGVMVMNACLLFIATAATYAGSRAIVSGFKRDLAAELSTKSGLTPAQAASLVESLDRVSGIGKPGIASPIVEKFAETLGFTTQQVFDLLLKLSEPMRVNLRRYDEVRRQVLVSRAAIAAELPDFTKFVDERYNQLREEGRLPEGWTEQRTRDQILQELGGMFCTVPRFEGRQFVMKGPPPRRDPSFVMSIRFKIQNLGGPSEAVEVGGRTLEENTILCVWGIGDPTKPSYLETLDAFPINSAYEVEIPVQSVGDDGAISVVFQNMDPRNLTAVFNLEARDLEVLYRVGTFETGLVQVWLATMIPLACLAAIAVAASTFLSFPVGALICVTIYIISCSTGFLAEALAVTKDFVGIDSPGLAFEIRRMTVDSISWVMALGDVGPVDKLIDGRAVGWAVIWDQTWKFVLLKGTLAMLIGVFTLRRREIAAVIV; encoded by the coding sequence GTGGAAGACAACACGTTCTTCATGGTGATGTTCAGCATCGGGGCCTTCATGGGCCTCGTGACGCTGGGCTACGTGCTGCGCCGGGCGTTTTCGCGACAGGGGGGCGAGATCGGCGGATGGGAACTGGGCGGCGCCGGCCGGCGCATCGCGGCGGTCGCGCGGACGACGCTGGCCGAGGGCATTCGCGCGAAGACGGCATCGGGCTTTGCGCTGCTGATTCTGGTGAGCCTGCCGTTTTTCTATTTGACGGCGGAGGGCGACGGCACGATCAAAGGCCGCGTCCAGATGTTCATGAGCTACAGCCTGGGCTTCACGTCTTTTATTCTCGCGCTGCTGACGGTCTTCTTCGCGTGCCGGTCGCTCTCGGTGGAGATCGCCAGCCGGCAGATCTATTCAATCGTGAGCAAGCCGATCGCGCGCTGGCAGATCGTGATGGGTAAGTGGACCGGTGTCATGGTGATGAACGCCTGCCTGTTATTCATCGCAACGGCGGCGACGTATGCCGGCTCGCGCGCGATCGTCAGCGGGTTCAAGCGCGACCTTGCGGCGGAGCTGTCCACCAAGAGCGGCCTGACGCCGGCGCAGGCCGCAAGCCTCGTTGAATCGCTCGACCGCGTGAGCGGAATCGGAAAGCCCGGCATTGCCAGCCCGATCGTGGAGAAATTCGCCGAGACGCTGGGGTTCACGACGCAGCAGGTGTTCGACCTGCTGTTGAAGCTGTCGGAGCCGATGCGCGTGAATCTGCGGCGCTACGACGAAGTGCGCCGGCAGGTGCTGGTGTCGCGAGCGGCGATCGCGGCGGAGCTTCCCGACTTCACGAAATTCGTGGACGAGCGCTACAACCAATTGCGCGAAGAGGGCCGTCTGCCGGAGGGCTGGACCGAGCAGCGGACGCGCGATCAGATTCTGCAGGAGTTGGGCGGGATGTTCTGCACGGTGCCGCGGTTCGAAGGGCGGCAGTTTGTCATGAAAGGTCCGCCGCCCCGGCGCGACCCGTCGTTTGTCATGAGCATCCGATTCAAGATTCAAAATCTCGGTGGGCCTTCCGAAGCCGTCGAGGTGGGTGGCCGCACACTGGAAGAGAATACGATCTTGTGCGTGTGGGGGATCGGGGACCCGACGAAGCCGAGCTACCTTGAGACGTTGGATGCGTTTCCGATTAACTCGGCCTATGAAGTAGAGATTCCGGTACAGAGTGTCGGCGATGACGGCGCAATCAGCGTGGTGTTTCAGAACATGGATCCGCGCAATCTTACGGCGGTGTTCAATCTTGAGGCACGCGATCTGGAAGTGTTGTACCGGGTCGGGACTTTTGAGACCGGTCTGGTTCAGGTGTGGCTCGCGACGATGATCCCACTGGCGTGCCTGGCGGCGATCGCGGTCGCGGCCTCCACGTTCTTGAGTTTCCCGGTCGGCGCCTTGATCTGTGTGACGATTTACATCATCTCGTGCAGCACGGGCTTTCTCGCTGAAGCGCTGGCGGTGACCAAGGATTTTGTCGGCATCGACAGTCCCGGGCTGGCGTTCGAGATTCGTCGGATGACGGTTGATTCGATCAGTTGGGTCATGGCGCTGGGCGATGTCGGTCCGGTCGATAAGCTGATCGACGGGCGCGCCGTGGGCTGGGCCGTTATCTGGGACCAGACTTGGAAGTTCGTGCTGTTGAAAGGAACGTTGGCGATGCTGATCGGCGTGTTCACGCTGCGCCGTCGCGAGATCGCGGCGGTGATTGTGTGA